In one Candidatus Kapaibacterium thiocyanatum genomic region, the following are encoded:
- a CDS encoding magnesium transporter produces MYGNLITPEIEELIAVRDFETIREVFADWDAIDLADLISELREESRVVVFRLLPKDVASDTFSYCDFDTQQDLLHDMAKEEVASVLNEMSPDDRTQLFEDLPGNVVSELINTLSAEERSIALALLNYPEDSVGRLMTPDYVIVKKHWTVQQALDHIRNYGKDSETLNMLYVTEHGTLIDEIHIREILLSRPESLIEDLMDEKCPSLLATDDQETAVQAFKKLDRFALPVIDSDGKLLGIVTLDDVLDVAEAQATEEMQKFGGVEALEEPYISVPLMELVRKRATWLVVLFLGGFLTATALSVFQATIERAVMLALFLPLIISSGGNSGSQAATLIVRALALGEVTLSDWWRIMRRELAAGLLLGILLGFLGFLRIMIGAWMDGTTSPTTWMLALVVCLSLVGIVLAGTIAGSMLPLLMKRLGFDPAASSAPFVATFSDVTGIIIYFSIATLLLGGYLL; encoded by the coding sequence ATGTACGGCAACCTCATCACTCCGGAGATCGAAGAGCTCATCGCCGTGCGGGACTTCGAGACCATTCGCGAAGTCTTTGCAGACTGGGACGCCATCGATCTTGCAGACCTCATCAGCGAACTGCGCGAGGAAAGTCGCGTCGTCGTCTTCCGTCTGCTTCCCAAGGATGTAGCTTCCGATACCTTCTCCTACTGCGACTTCGATACGCAGCAGGATCTGCTGCACGACATGGCCAAGGAGGAAGTGGCCTCCGTCCTCAACGAGATGTCGCCCGACGACCGTACGCAACTGTTCGAGGACCTACCCGGCAACGTCGTATCGGAGTTGATCAACACCCTCAGCGCCGAAGAACGCAGCATCGCCCTGGCACTCCTCAACTATCCCGAAGACTCCGTCGGCCGTCTGATGACGCCAGACTACGTCATCGTCAAGAAGCACTGGACCGTACAGCAGGCCCTCGATCACATCCGGAACTACGGCAAGGATTCCGAAACGCTCAACATGCTCTACGTCACGGAGCATGGTACGCTGATCGACGAGATCCACATCCGTGAGATCCTGCTGTCCAGACCCGAGAGCCTGATCGAGGATCTCATGGACGAGAAGTGTCCGTCCCTGCTGGCCACCGACGATCAGGAGACGGCCGTCCAGGCCTTCAAGAAACTCGACCGTTTCGCCCTGCCCGTCATCGATTCCGATGGCAAGCTGCTCGGCATCGTGACACTCGACGACGTCCTCGACGTCGCCGAAGCCCAGGCTACGGAAGAGATGCAGAAGTTCGGCGGTGTGGAAGCTCTCGAGGAACCGTACATCAGCGTTCCGCTCATGGAGCTCGTACGCAAGCGTGCCACCTGGCTCGTCGTACTCTTCCTCGGCGGCTTCCTTACGGCGACGGCATTGTCCGTCTTCCAGGCCACGATCGAACGCGCCGTGATGCTGGCCCTCTTCCTGCCTCTCATCATCTCCAGCGGCGGGAACTCCGGATCCCAGGCAGCCACACTCATCGTCCGCGCCCTCGCCCTGGGAGAGGTCACGCTGTCCGACTGGTGGCGTATCATGCGACGCGAGCTCGCGGCCGGACTATTGCTCGGCATCCTGCTCGGCTTCCTCGGCTTCCTGCGCATCATGATCGGTGCATGGATGGACGGAACGACGAGTCCCACGACGTGGATGCTCGCCCTCGTCGTCTGCCTTTCCCTCGTCGGTATCGTCCTGGCAGGTACCATCGCAGGCTCGATGCTTCCCCTGCTCATGAAGCGCCTCGGCTTCGACCCCGCGGCATCGTCGGCCCCCTTCGTCGCCACGTTTTCCGACGTCACGGGCATCATCATCTACTTCTCGATCGCGACCCTGTTGCTTGGTGGATATCTGCTCTGA